aaataatacattaatacCTTGTATACTGTAGAACACCTTTTTCGTAGAACCTCTCTGTGTTCATGGCTATATAATTCCTTCTGTTTGAGGTTACAGCATGCAACCTTTTTGGCAAGTGCATTTTGAACGAAATAGATTTGACCACCTTTTCCCCTTCATTAGAAATTGGTATTTCCTATCAGTACtgattttgaacttttttatgTAGCTATGCCTGTTGTTCGACGGTACATAAAAGGACCAATGTGGATACACTTTCTTGTTGGTGTAAGTAAAATTCTTTTTCAATACTCTTGTCGATCTATCGAGCATGAATTAGAGTGTTGCAGCTTTAATATGGTATGTAATATTGCCACTTTCtgaatatgtttatatgctCTAGATCGTCTCAGTGATAGCGTCCAAACTAGAATACAGTTTGATGCCTTCTTTTCTTGATACCTAGATGTTAAGTTATTTAGTTTCTAGGTAAATTATTTTAAGCACTATAGAGAAAGCATTTGAATTTCATGGCCTATCTCCTATAATTCAAAAACATCTCTTATGTTCTTTTACTTGAACTGGATCCTGGGTTTAAATTATTGAGTGTATACTGTATAAGCACAGTTGCACCCAAAGGGCAGTCTCAGGCAAATGTTGTGCAAATCTTTCGGTCGGTTGAACAAATGCAGTGCAGTTCCTAACTTTTCAGTTGATTAACTAATGGTGATAATTACTATGTTCATAACATTTAGTTGGCTGTCTCATGGTTTTTACTGATAGAAGTGTATAAATTGCATAGATGCTACCTTTTGAAGCGAACTGTGGATGATGATAACTctgatctgttttttttattcatgcagGCACCTCCAGTTATTGTCCTGTCTTCTGCATGCGCTGGGTTAGCGGGTCAGtcactactattttttttgttttggttttgttgGCTCTTTAACTATTTTCTGCTGTCTACAATTGTATTGTGGTCATTATATTAAGTTTCAAGCCAgttatttaagttttttctgTAGAGTTTCCTGTTTGTCTTATTCCTTCTGATAACTAGTTGCTATTTTCTATAGAACTGTAGCCTTGTTACCTGCTCATCGTAGGAAGCAACTTGAAACTGCGAGCCTTATGAGTAATGTAGATATTGTGTTTTTAAGGATGCCATATGCTGATATGcactctttaaaatatgttgtatACTTGTGTGCTAGTACCGTTCCTGTTATTTAGATGTATCACGGTGCCAGGACTAAGTGCTTGTGCTGATAGATCTTATGAGCTCGTTGAAACATTGACTAGTCATCTGCCATCTGGTAACTGTGTATCCATGTTACTTCTCATTGATGAACCTAGCGAGTCAATAGGAGAGTCAAGGTTCATCCTGGAAATGTTTTATTCTCTGCCTCAAATCTTATCTTCTATTCAATGAGTCTCCACGGAATTGTTTGCTACAGATACATTTATTTgagccaaaaaaattaatgcacAGCGATGACACTTAttactttaataataataaacagAACTATTCTTTGGAATATTCAGATGTAATCCGAAACATCATCAGAATTACTGATTTGTGCCATGTCGCTGTTCTCATTTACTATGCATGATGGATGATCAGAAGGTTGACATGCTTGTAGGTGGGACAATACCAGCGCTTGCACAGCTGGTTTCATCATCCTATCACTCCGCCACAGCGTCATCCTCTTTTGCCTGCACAACATCTCGCGATGATATGCACAAGGCCAGAAGTTCCTCGACATTCTGACCTGCAGACTTAAGTTGCAGCAAATTGTTAGCTGGAATCCTAACTATCCAAAACACCATATACTATAATAAATGTGCATGTGTACTTCTAATCTGTTTTATGAGGGATGCTTTTGTAAATGGTAAAAATTTACCCAGTATTATATATGTTCCACAGTTTTGCATATATCACCATGCACAGGCTGTTCATCGCCCATTCGTGCCTATCTTGGGGGTTCACtgggttatttttttaaggtgaTGCAATAAGTCTGGAGTTTCGCGAATCTGCTTAAACTCCTGATAgccattttcttttgcaatatatatgcacaaacATACCTTTTTGCTCTCTACTTGTGTAAATATTTACCATGTAGGAAGGATGTTGTTTTGATTGCCATCGAAGTGAAACTTTAATGGGTCTGTACAACTGCCCCTTtaacaaacttttaaaatgtgcattttgtataaaagtatttatgtaaaagttttttatctGATCTTCTGAAGTAAAGAGTTGTTTGGAAAGCCAAACACCGTATttaccataaaaaataatttgggaataaaacttttattcataaaatgcTGTAAAATAGTTTTTGGTGAAactaatgttgaaaaataaattttggtgaaaactataaaatcaacggttaaaattaaaattgacatataagcataatctgaactgaaaagaaaagggtgtaagattttctttaataaatcgTTTGTATCCTATGCTCCTATCTCAGTTTTCTTAAACACCGCAAATGTgacgaaatttttttattaaataaatctttttagtaagtaattttaatactaaatcattagataattttttttcaaaactgaacAATTTGACCATGCCAGTGTTGGTAGCGTGGCAATACGACGCTGCCACGCAGCTTGGTTGGTATGgtatggcgtggcaagacactGCTGTCACGTCACCAacaatggcgtggcaagccaTTTCGTCACGctaatgttggtggcgtgactaaaaggttcatacggtgaaaatattttctccagaggtttagtaataaaattatttattaaaagagtttaaaaaataaaaaaaatttcaaatgtgACATGTGGTTTAAGACTTGGAATCTAATCCAGGATACCTTCCCCGTTGTGGCAGTGCATAATACTAGGTGACATGTCCAATGTTTGCATGCATTGAATCGTACAGTAGCCATCATACATTGAATTCTCGCGCTTCGTTTTGGATGCCGTTaatgatctctctctctctctcattcaTTTCATGTGCAAAGGGGGCAGATGCCACTGATGATGCAGAAACAGTGGCGATCTCTGGCTGAACCCTTGTGGATTGGCACTGTGTGGACGTGCTTCTCTTGCAGCCTTGCGATGTGTACATGCGCATCTTGTGCCGGTTGGTGAGATGCATCTAGGCACCTGCGTCCGCCTGCCAAGATCTCGTCGAAAGTTCCACGATCCAGGGCATTCTTTTACACTGATTAGTACTGGTAAAAGAAAGCAGATAATATTTAACCTTCGTCAACAAAAGAACACCATACTTAGGATATTTACGGTCTAGAGAccataaatgtttataaaattaaatgagttAATTATATGAGACATATTTTCTCCACAAACCTAAgacatgataaaatataagtaatattaaatttgtatgtcaattagtagtatttgtattataagaatagtatctagtactagtttttttatgacatAGAGAATATAGAAATCATGTATGGTGTCTCATATTAGGAATGCTCATAGTGCTCTTTCGTACACTTATCTGGTGCTTTCGCGATGCTCGGAGATGTTTGGCAAGTTGTTTAACTGGGAGAGGAGTTAGATTGGGTATGGCACTGTAATTTTgccatgtttttctttagagaaaatctaaaaaataccattgacaaacgtctaagtctaagaaatgtcattaaCGAACACGAGTTATAAGAAATGTtatcgtacaaacgaatttgtctaagaaatatcattgccGTTAGTTTtccgtttattttttaccgttaaatacactgttcatACTATATGACTTAACGAAAAAAGTTAACGGAACCTTAACAACGGTGGTATTTCTtggacaaattcgtttgtatgaTGGCATTTTGTAAAACTCACATTCatcgatggcatttcttagaattaagtttttgtcaatgacatttgttagatttttctttttttaaaaaaaccaagcGGGGTAGTATAATTCATATAGTTACCctcttaataataattattcaCACCTCGTTGAAAATAAGTATTGATCTATCCAGCGGATGTTTGCAACACTATTACGAGCACAATGGTAGTAGCAAAATGTTATTGCTACCACGATGGTATTGCGGTGCTAAAATAGCATCAGGGACATTGTGAGTACTCTGTGCAAAATAGTGGGTACAATTGTGGCATAGCAATACAATAGACACCATTATTGGGTACACgttataaatacatattttatttttagacgtGGCTCTATGACTAATAATTTATCTGCATTATGCGGTAAATTAAGCATCACTTTACAGTTTATAATTTGAGCGAGTAAATTGATCTTACACAAACTGATAATATATgcacaattttatattttgagcaCCCTTTTTATTTCACTATTGAAATTTAGTATCCGCTATACCAGGAGCTATCCTCTGTATGCTCTATCCATGGAAATCCACTACCACCTTGCTTGATAAATAGTACTCAATCCGTTCTTTAATAATAGATAACACGTTGATTTTTTGACACACGTTCGAACATGtctcattcaaaaaattatgtaattatcatatattttatagcgaTTGGATTTATTAGCATGTACTATCTTCCTCCCTAAgtgtttgacgccattgattttttatatacgtttaactatttatcttattcaaaacatttacataattattaattatttttatatcatttcttttgttgttaaatatacttatatatatatatagctttacatatttaaaaaaattaaataagacgaatagtcaaacacatataaaaaagtcaacgacgtcaaacatttagggacagagggtgtatattttaattataacttacacttttgcatttttttcaaaaaaattaaataagatgaatgatcaaatgtattttaaaaattcaaaaatgtCATATTAAAATAGGGGGCATACTTAATTACCTTGACTGGGGAATCACCAAAGGTGTTTTGATGGAATCTTGATAATCACAAATATTATagacaattttatcattcttgagaaAGCACGACACTATAATTTACGCTTGGTACTAAATTCTACAAtagaaaatttagtatcttctggtattttatcaaaaaataataaaattgctcaaatattatatacataagtGCACtttcaataaataattagCTAAATTGGGCACATGCTGTTGTTTTATGTTTCTTGGGGTATGTGTTGAGAGAGCGTGCTGACAGCTATGTCAATGTGCATGTAGTATGTAGAGCAAATATTTCCGTCGCTCGGTTGGATACCCGCTTGTGGGTGGAATGTATGCGATCGTGTTCTTGGTGTAATCCGGGAAAAACCAAAAGGGAAAATATTCCTATCATTTGCCGCAGCACTACCGGCAGCACAACGCTGATGACTGCAAGTTGCATGGGGGGCGTTAGCTCTTTGTACTGATCGATCGTAGCCGAACTGCAATGCTGTAATCGCAGTTTCCAGttggccgccgcccggccggtCTTGCCGGTGTGGTGGCGCCTCACCGCGCTCCCCTGTCGCTTCTTCTGGGGATCAGTAAGCGATAATTCCATCGCGTGACGCGCAGGTGTTcttgtttataaaatatttataagttagCAATATAACAAGCTTTTggtgtaaaatttttggtatctactcaagaattataaaattactcttataaattaaattttatatttgaagtaattttaagatttttattaagatttatttttagtatttgtttttatatcgctaagaatacacgtataaaaattttatttataaattattttttatttataaatacgatGTTTGACTTTCTCATAGAAAAGCATGAAAAATGACCCCGCGGGCGCTGACATGGATGattatttgggttttttatgaaaataatttataaataaaatttttatatatgtatttctagTGATCTAaagccaatgctgaaaaataaatttttaataaaaaaaatcctaaaatcaactttaaatttaaacttaaaatttaaattttaggctCACGAGcataaggggaaaaaaaagttgaactGACGCGAAGCGTGCTGCTTGGCCTCGCCgtacgtcgccgtcgtcgacagCCTGTGCTCTCTTGGCTCTGCCCGCTCGCCTCCTCCTACAaatccccctcccccaccccgACCTGGTCACTCACCACGCCAGCCACGCCACACCCAGCGCCTCCTCCCCATGGACAGGTACAGAGTCGCGCCGCGGCCTGTCTACCTCTCCTCCGCCGGTagcgatggcgccggcgcccttCCTCTACGGCCGCGCGGTCCTGCCGGGGTGTCGGGGCGccgggccggcggcgccgagctcgACATCTTCTCGGCCGAGCGCTACTTCAACGCGGACGACGTCGTCAAGAACAAGTGCGGGGatcccgccgtcgccgcggaggaggaggaggagcggccgcAGGACGTGGCCAGCCAGAGCGGCCGCACCATGGCGTCGTCGGAGGCGAGCTGGAACAGCCGCTCCGGGCTGCTCTCCAGCCACGCCGCCCAGTTCGCCGCCGCTGTGGGTAAGGTGCAGAGCGGTGGTGGTGCCAgtgccaccgccggcgccaatGCCGTCCCTGCCGCAAGTGGTCACCGCGGCAAGAAGCCTGGCTCCGGCCAGCGAGGGGGGCTGTTCTCTCGGGATTGCCCCTGCGCCGGCAGGAAGGCGGTCACCGTCGACGTCGCCTCCGAGCCGAGGAGCCCGGTGACGCCGAGAACCCACGCGAGGTTTGACAACAGCCATGTCGTCGCGGACAGCACGATCTTTAAAGCGaaagcgccgccgcctccatgcGAGGAGGAGCCCGTCAAGATGAAGATATCTCCGGGGAGCAGCGCGTTTCGTCCTCCTCTCGCTAACAATATCTTCTCGGCGGCGCCGAACAGGGGCTCCGGAGGGCCTCCGTTCTCCGCTTTCCCGGTGCCAGACATTGGCCGCGGCGTCGTGAGCTCCGGCGGCTTCACGTTCCCGGTGGCCGTCGGCGGGACGAAGGTGGTGAACAGCATTGTCTACGACCCGCCGCGCGAGTCCCTGGAGGTGTTCCGTCCCATCGACGAGGAGTCGGTGCTCGCCGACCCACCAGCCGATCACCTGGCGGCGGTgggtcgaggaggaggaggaggcctcgccgccggcttgGCGCGCGCCCCGGGGGTGGCCGCGGTGACGGACGAGGAGGCGATGAGCGACGCAAGCTCGGACCTGTTCGACCTCGAGAGCTTCGCGGCGTCCTCGTCGTACCCGACCACGTACCGCGGGCGCGGCAGCCGGCGCAACTCgcgggaggacgacgacgacctgccgtacggtgccgccgccgtcgagccggCCATGAGCGAGTGCATGTACGCGCCGAGCGAGGTAAGCGTGGTCTGGAGCGTCGcgacggcggagggcggcgcctTCGACGCGGCCAGCATGGCCAACTTCTCCAGCGCGGCGTCCGCATGCTGCGTCGAGGAGTTCAGCTtcgtcccggccgccgccgccggccaagaAGGCTTCACCGCAGCCATGTCCCGCAGCGCCGGCCGCAagaaaggcggcggcggagggttCTTGAACAGCTGCCGGTGCGAGAAGGCAGTCAGCGTCGGGCCAACCCCCGTCCGGGTGGTCCGGCCGCCGGGGGCGGCCGGCCCGGAGGTGACCGTCAAGgccagcggcgcggcggaacGGCTTCGCCACGGCGGCGTCCACATGCCGGTCAGGACGTGACGagacgccggccggcgacgtaCATGTGTTCAACGCTACGGCCTGCACTACGGTTTTAGTTTCGCTTTGTAATTCTGGGAGTAACTGTGACTTtatgtgtaaaaaaaagtGAGTTTGTAATAAACGTTCATTTTATTATTGTAATAAATCAgtcttttcttatatataagGATCGGTCGTATTTTCCACTACTACGGTTTGGTCCCCCTGAATATTTTTTCGTGTTATATCTATCGTCCCTTACAGTGCAATATATAAATGGAAGTTCATCGGTATACCAGATCAGATGTGTTCAATATATAAATGGAAGTACATCGGTATACCAGATCAGATGTGTTTAAAGTCATTAATATGTACTACGGTAGTGCTAAATTTATTCagtctaaaataaaaaaaagtatatttaagtTTTCTACAAAATAGAACTTAGGTAATAAAATATGTCCCAAAGTGCAATATAAAACAGTACTTTGTCCCTTTTTAATTATCATCATTGACTGACATTGTTGTAATTTGATTaaactacaaaatattttttccctatTGTTTGGACTTATAAACCGACCTTTTAAGCAAAAAAACATAAGCCTAAACAAACAATAAGATTTTTCATTGAGGTTTTTTTAGACCATAAGCTACTCTTACACTATTAAGCCCAAAAGCTAGGtttgagcaattttttttggctcgtATGGGGTAAAGATAGCACCATATCATTAAATTTGGAGCTTTTAAACACCAtcttataaatcatataagccaaaaaatctACTGAAAAGCTTATGCAAATAAGCTTAAGCTGAAACAAAGAGGAcctttaaatattatattatgataaataaaattcaatattTATGATTCTCTGGTAATATAACATCCATTTAGGCATTTAgagaaaaatgtaaaaaaatgcgaatggttaaaatttaaatatgaatgtGCTTGGTAACATGTATAAAGGAACCGCGGAAAATATATGTACGTGGTATTGAGTTACTGCTTATTAGAGTATTTGTTGATTAACATATGACATATTACCTCTCTCATTTTTTACTACTAACTCACTCCTCtcattgaaaaagaaaaaaaagaatcttaaGTGATTCTGCCTTAGTCTGTGATATTCCCTAGCCCTTGGATTATGAGATCACACTATATATTATTCGTGAAGACAATCTCGTTAGTCACCACAATTACATAAAGACAAGGAATGTCTTAATGGGATTAATTGCTTTCCTTTATTGTGCACCTTCCAGAGATAATTAAACTTATCTCTTTTAGGGCCTTTTGATGCACTTgatttcattcattcattcatcatGGAGACAATTAGTAGTCCAAAAAACGGATCAACACGATGTGATGTGTCGATGCCCATGTTGAGTGTGGGCGCAAGTACGCACGTTGACTGTTTAGCATGTAGTTATCTGAGAGTACGTGTACTTAACTCATACTACAAATTAAGACACCCCCGAATTATTAGTTCTTGCTTTGTTGGGACCATTTCGATCATATGCATGGCTACATATGTGGCTTAGGCTTTTTTAACGTTATTAGACGCCCGTCTTGGCTTACTCTAATTTGAAGAGTAGCTTATTTAAGATTCAAGTGTGTGTAGGATGGTTTTAACTTTCAGATTTATTCCTTTTAAGGTGAAATCCAGCCAAATAATCAGGGACGAAACtagaacaaaatatagatggaTATCGATCACTTGCTTTCCAGTGTTTTGAACCGAGTTTACTCTGCGGGGTTCCTAAGCTTGGATTGAAATGgtgtatatatgataaaaaaaatacataaattctaactaaataattttctaaGCCAAATTTCTAGGAACCCCTCGTAACTCAGCTTCGCCGCTGTAAACAATTTGACCTAAAAAAAGCAGCGTGGTTTGAAatgaataaaaacataaactaaAGCGACGAAATAGGTTCCACTTTGCTCCATAGCCACGTCTCCGAGTCTCCGACTCTTCCACGGGATGTTATATTTAGAAGTTGGAGTCCCGTCAAAAAGACCAACAATACAACCACGGAAGGCACATCATTCTCCATATCGTTTGTATGGGCAAGacaagagctagctagcatttTGTGAAGAGTTGATGAAATTTTCCTCATGGATATCGGCATGGTTCCTTGTTTGAGCAAACATATATACGGATCATATGAACCCATACGTTCAAATTCATAACAGACCAAATAAACTAAATCCGAAAGCGAGTCTTCAGATGCGTCGTCATACGCTTACGCTTCCCAAATCAAGCAAGTGCAAGGTGCTACAGTGTGCTAGGTAGTGGTAATCAGGACACATGGATTCCAACAAAAGGATAAGCCGGCGACTGACAGCTGACGAGCGATCGACGACCAAGTGTGTCACACACGAGCTAGCTAAATACTCCCTCAGTTTTAAATTATGTAaggcacatataatttttaatatgttCACCGAAACAAAATTTcggtatttttttcctttgtgaTATATTAATTGGTAGTTACTGTAAAAATTATCGGTATATGAAAGTACTATAGAAATCATATGATATCATATGTTATTGGTATAATTAATCGTTAAAGTTTACACACatctattttttctacaaaactATAGACGCGCATCAGTCGCATATCCAAATCTTACCAAAATCTTAATCTTAATGTTACCTTATATTAATCTCTACTGTTATAACAAAACTGCCGTTTACTGTATTTGactcaactcaaaatttatttctaaaatttatttaattaaaattaacttgatccGGTGAAATGCacgagtattttttttttctattatacatatatactggCTTCAGCTGTACATTTGTTAAACCAATTTCGGACAAAAAGTTGTAGcttgcacgcacgcacacggTGTGCGCTGCCTggtatacgtacgtacgtggccGCGCGGCAGCCACAGGCAGCGTCGCCAGCAAAATCAGAATCCTGGCTGTTCCGAAGCGATCGTCGCTTGCCGCTGGATGCCGGCCTGCTTCGAAATAAGGCGGCAGGGGATGATGGGGCGACCATGTGGAACGCGTTGTGGGCGGGCGTGCGTGCGTcgcgctagctagctagctggattAGTTTGGCCTCTCGCGACTCGTGAAGACGCCgtccgccctcgccgccggcggcggcctacGTCCACCTGGGACTAGGGATACGAAAACGGTCGGAAACTGCAtgtaaacatgcaaatcattttCACATTCATATCATCTAGGGATAgctaaatttatacaaaatgtTCAAAAACATGCATCCAACAGAATGATTATTTTGCCTTGCTCGGTATTCTGGTcggttaaaaattttctccgtTCCGCATCTATCCAGAGCGAGCGAGAGGCTCtcgctccccccccccccccccccccccactccCACGCGCGGCAGCTCCCTCCCGTGCTCCACCTTCCTCTCGCGCCCCGCGAGCTCCTAGGAAACCCTCCCCCAATCGCCCCTGCCCCCGTGAGATTCCGCCACCAAgccctcccgtcgccgccgccaacgcgAGCAGTCttgcagccgccgccgacatcGAACCCTACCGCCCCCCACGCCCCTCCGCCGTCGAGGCAGAGAATGTTCAGGCCACCCCGTGCCAGGTCAATGGCGGATGGGGATACCAGCGTGTGGTCT
This is a stretch of genomic DNA from Oryza brachyantha chromosome 1, ObraRS2, whole genome shotgun sequence. It encodes these proteins:
- the LOC102701863 gene encoding uncharacterized protein LOC102701863, coding for MAGEAPPPAPPEIPTRCHHCAGPLSKDMETSSWTVPPLVRDSFSMIGSAIGGTAGAFYGFNHTMPVVRRYIKGPMWIHFLVGAPPVIVLSSACAGLAGGTIPALAQLVSSSYHSATASSSFACTTSRDDMHKARSSSTF
- the LOC102721127 gene encoding protein PHYTOCHROME KINASE SUBSTRATE 4, translated to MDRYRVAPRPVYLSSAGSDGAGALPLRPRGPAGVSGRRAGGAELDIFSAERYFNADDVVKNKCGDPAVAAEEEEERPQDVASQSGRTMASSEASWNSRSGLLSSHAAQFAAAVGKVQSGGGASATAGANAVPAASGHRGKKPGSGQRGGLFSRDCPCAGRKAVTVDVASEPRSPVTPRTHARFDNSHVVADSTIFKAKAPPPPCEEEPVKMKISPGSSAFRPPLANNIFSAAPNRGSGGPPFSAFPVPDIGRGVVSSGGFTFPVAVGGTKVVNSIVYDPPRESLEVFRPIDEESVLADPPADHLAAVGRGGGGGLAAGLARAPGVAAVTDEEAMSDASSDLFDLESFAASSSYPTTYRGRGSRRNSREDDDDLPYGAAAVEPAMSECMYAPSEVSVVWSVATAEGGAFDAASMANFSSAASACCVEEFSFVPAAAAGQEGFTAAMSRSAGRKKGGGGGFLNSCRCEKAVSVGPTPVRVVRPPGAAGPEVTVKASGAAERLRHGGVHMPVRT